A window of the Lactuca sativa cultivar Salinas chromosome 7, Lsat_Salinas_v11, whole genome shotgun sequence genome harbors these coding sequences:
- the LOC111903658 gene encoding uncharacterized protein LOC111903658 translates to MKRKRGKKGNSKSTPKVGITEDDSNIDNLSGEDESGPDDNQDTEKDETSSRMDIETPSSTGTDQPEKPPAVSSTGVPDKPVGRLVYNRVKVKIKSSKALEPQITSSDAHTHSDTDKSSQHIGLEKQIVNDKVEDSANSAPENNVVGASVNQAKKTGSIKIKSSKGFTSSLSHCNTSGVSQTDKTHQKEPLLLSRDSVYNKQELNASLEVIKKIMKMDAAEPFNAPVNPVALGIPDYFDVIKTPMDFGTICSNLEKGLKYMNSEDVYMDVQYIWENCYKYNNKGDYILELMKRVKKNFSKYWSAAGLYNEHDMKDGNISSHGKSSKSSHSKHKSRKRQGVKRHKDDCLCAICIMMRRRLEREQIMNPGNDQMETDDGLVQVKVEGASMVGSFNGDDTSSSTDNSQNQDADGDMEDKGEEVKMENTMQSSKQEEEKEKEKEKEMMMMMMTSQKNYENAITEQTEKFEDVQMAEGGDAVKDDDDNTEEKLMHHEDDTSPVENQKPKDLGNASEKAKLYETLQQRYENPMVLELCNSLFPENSKSLWAKAHSLLRHHKSPQNHTSSIADAIATFMK, encoded by the exons ATGAAGCGCAAGCGTGGAAAGAAGGGAAATTCCAAAAGTACCCCTAAGGTGGGAATAACAGAGGATGATTCCAACATTGATAATCTAAGTGGTGAAGATGAATCTGGTCCAGATGATAATCAAGATACTGAGAAAGACGAgacaagctcaagaatggataTTGAAACCCCATCATCAACAGGAACTGATCAACCAGAAAAACCGCCAGCTGTCAGTTCAACTGGAGTACCTGATAAACCAGTAGGGAGATTAGTATACAATCGGGTCAAAGTCAAGATCAAATCTTCAAAAGCATTAGAACCTCAAATCACTTCCTCAGATGCACATACACACAGTGATACAGATAAAAGTAGCCAACATATTGGTCTTGAGAAACAAATAGTTAATGACAAAGTAGAAGACAGTGCCAACTCAGCACCCGAAAACAATGTAGTAGGTGCTTCAGTGAATCAAGCCAAAAAAACTGGAAGCATAAAAATAAAATCATCAAAGGGTTTTACCTCAAGTTTGAGTCATTGTAATACTTCTGGAGTTTCTCAAACAGATAAAACACATCAGAAAGAACCCTTGTTACTTTCTAGAGATTCTGTGTACAATAAGCAAGAGCTAAATGCTTCCCTTGAG GTGATTAAAAAGATTATGAAAATGGATGCAGCAGAGCCTTTTAATGCTCCAGTGAACCCTGTTGCTCTTGGAATACCT GATTATTTTGATGTGATCAAAACACCAATGGATTTTGGCACAATATGCAGCAACCTTGAAAAAGGTCTTAAATACATGAATTCAGAAGACGTATACATGGATGTACAATATATTTGGGAAAATTGCTACAAATATAATAATAAAGGAGATTACATTTTAGAGCTTATGAAACGTGTAAAAAAGAATTTTTCAAAGTATTGGAGTGCTGCAGGATTGTATAATGAACATGACATGAAAGATGGAAACATATCAAGTCATGGAAAGTCAAGTAAAAGTAGTCATTCAAAACATAAGTCAAGAAAACGtcaagg AGTGAAACGCCataaagatgattgtctttgtgcaatatgtatcaTGATGAGGCGTAGGCTGGAGCGTGAGCAGATTATGAACCCTGGAAATGATCAGATGGAAACAGATGATGgattggtccaagtcaaagttgag GGAGCATCAATGGTGGGAAGTTTTAATGGAGATGACACGTCATCAAGTACAGACAATTCACAAAATCAAGATGCAGATGGTGACATGGAAGATAAAGGAGAGGAAGTGAAAATGGAAAACACTATGCAGAGTAGTaaacaagaagaagaaaaagaaaaagagaaagagaaagagatgatgatgatgatgatgacatcACAGAAAAATTACGAAAATGCCATCACTGAACAAACAGAGAAATTTGAAGATGTACAAATGGCGGAAGGAGGTGATGCGGTTAAGGATGATGATGATAATACTGAAGAGAAATTGATGCATCATGAGGATGACACGTCACCAGTTGAAAATCAGAAGCCTAAG GATTTGGGAAATGCGAGTGAGAAGGCGAAATTgtatgaaaccctgcagcaacgaTATGAAAACCCAATGGTTTTGGAATTATGCAATTCTTTGTTTCCTGAAAATTCGAAGTCTTTATGGGCCAAAGCCCATTCATTGCTTCGCCATCATAAATCGCCTCAAAATCATACGTCTTCAATTGCTGATGCAATTGCAACATTTATGAAGTAG
- the LOC111903656 gene encoding protein DMP3 has translation MSSRARQSTTTPEPQPQPPPPPPPSSSTAISQTLTSTANLAKLLPTGTLLAFQLLTPIFTNNGSCDAATRPLTAALLVLLATSSFLACFTDSIKSDDGQLIYGFATLKGMWVFDYYDPKNVIDLRKYRLRLIDWVHALLSVLVFGAVALRDRNVVSCFYPSPGREGQEVLDIVPIGIGLICSALFVVFPTRRHGIGYPVTRDNITD, from the coding sequence ATGTCTTCAAGGGCTAGACAATCAACCACCACACCGGAACCACAACcacagccaccaccaccaccaccaccatcatcatccacCGCCATCTCCCAAACACTAACAAGCACAGCAAACCTAGCCAAACTCCTCCCAACAGGCACCCTCTTAGCCTTCCAACTTTTAACCCCCATCTTCACCAACAACGGCTCTTGCGACGCCGCCACCCGCCCCTTAACCGCCGCTCTCCTCGTCCTCTTGGCGACCTCGTCCTTCCTCGCCTGCTTTACCGACAGTATCAAATCCGATGACGGCCAACTCATCTATGGATTCGCAACTTTGAAAGGGATGTGGGTATTCGATTATTACGATCCAAAAAATGTAATCGATTTGAGGAAATACCGGCTGAGATTGATCGATTGGGTGCACGCTTTGCTGTCGGTGTTGGTGTTTGGAGCGGTGGCGTTGAGGGATCGGAATGTTGTGAGTTGTTTTTATCCGTCGCCGGGACGTGAAGGTCAGGAAGTTTTGGACATTGTTCCGATCGGCATCGGTCTCATTTGCAGTGCTTTGTTTGTTGTTTTTCCGACGAGAAGACATGGGATCGGGTATCCAGTTACGCGAGATAATATTACAGATTGA